From Saccharothrix espanaensis DSM 44229, the proteins below share one genomic window:
- a CDS encoding DUF4255 domain-containing protein has protein sequence MIHEVDEALRRLVRDDALRGTDVEVAFDAPTKDWAARRNAPTVNVYLYDIREDVRRRQRGLLNEYDDGKVVARHLPPRYIKLSYLVTAWTQRSEDEHRLLSELLVGILRHESLPAALLTGSLAALELPVPMTVALPPPEDRAFADVWTALGGELKPSLDVVVSAPVDAGRVFAAGPPVEDGLRLELGDDSVAHRPALSRRLP, from the coding sequence GTGATTCACGAGGTGGACGAGGCCCTTCGCCGGCTGGTCCGGGACGACGCCCTGCGCGGCACGGACGTCGAGGTCGCGTTCGACGCGCCGACCAAGGACTGGGCGGCGCGCCGCAACGCGCCCACCGTGAACGTCTACCTCTACGACATCCGCGAGGACGTGCGCCGCCGCCAGCGCGGCCTGCTCAACGAGTACGACGACGGCAAGGTCGTCGCCCGCCACCTGCCGCCCCGCTACATCAAGCTCTCCTACCTCGTCACCGCGTGGACCCAGCGCTCCGAGGACGAGCACCGGCTGCTGTCCGAACTCCTGGTCGGGATCCTGCGGCACGAGTCCCTGCCCGCCGCCCTGCTCACCGGCTCGCTGGCCGCGCTGGAACTCCCGGTCCCGATGACCGTCGCGCTGCCGCCGCCGGAGGACCGGGCGTTCGCCGACGTGTGGACCGCGCTGGGCGGCGAGCTCAAGCCGTCGCTGGACGTCGTGGTGTCCGCCCCGGTCGACGCGGGCCGGGTGTTCGCCGCCGGGCCCCCGGTCGAGGACGGCCTGCGGCTGGAGCTGGGTGACGACTCGGTCGCCCACCGCCCCGCCCTGTCGCGCAGGCTCCCGTGA
- a CDS encoding helix-turn-helix domain-containing protein yields the protein MPGNAYTSVRSRTVANALRLYREQHHMSCEDVAEMLGVSASKISRMETGKSGLQMDDVASLLGFYKVPGARRRELLDLMRRGEEMGWWERQAGLPKLWRALIDFENKALRIHNYQALMIPGLLQTAEYAHALVKAIDPTLSEYELDKLVSARMARQTLLSRSNGPQYLAVVHEAALRIEVGDRGVMRRQLRQLQNVLERPNVTVVAVPMSAGPHVGLRGAFMVLEFEHEPAIVHVENQVTGLFLEDPADLEGYRLALRNILGVSLAPGATADLLAELIKE from the coding sequence ATGCCAGGAAACGCCTACACGTCGGTGCGCTCGCGGACCGTGGCCAACGCACTGCGACTCTACCGCGAGCAACACCACATGAGCTGCGAAGACGTCGCGGAGATGCTGGGCGTGTCGGCCAGCAAGATCAGCCGGATGGAGACCGGGAAGAGCGGGCTGCAGATGGACGACGTCGCCTCCCTGCTCGGCTTCTACAAAGTCCCCGGCGCACGCCGCCGCGAACTGCTCGACCTCATGCGCCGGGGCGAGGAGATGGGCTGGTGGGAACGTCAAGCCGGACTTCCGAAGCTGTGGCGCGCACTGATCGACTTCGAGAACAAAGCGTTGCGCATACACAACTACCAAGCTTTGATGATCCCCGGCCTGCTCCAGACCGCCGAATACGCCCACGCGCTGGTGAAAGCCATAGACCCCACCCTCTCGGAGTACGAACTGGACAAGCTGGTCTCGGCCCGGATGGCCCGGCAGACCCTGTTGTCCCGGAGCAACGGTCCGCAGTACCTCGCGGTGGTCCACGAAGCGGCGCTGCGCATCGAGGTCGGCGATCGCGGGGTGATGCGCCGCCAGCTCCGCCAACTCCAGAACGTCCTCGAACGGCCGAACGTCACCGTCGTGGCCGTACCGATGAGCGCCGGGCCGCACGTCGGGCTGCGCGGTGCGTTCATGGTCTTGGAGTTCGAGCACGAGCCCGCGATCGTGCACGTGGAGAACCAGGTGACGGGCCTCTTCCTGGAGGACCCGGCGGATCTGGAGGGCTATCGC
- a CDS encoding ATP-binding protein yields the protein MNAGSLPHLFARLAALERRIRDAVAARRQADPNPDDPFRGLYLSDEAIESLLASRRDPFVPSQSAVASGRLGRLAEVGGLSGLDVEVLLVALAPDVDSRFEQFYGYLNDDVTRRRATAGLALRLCGLPEASAAGRSRLDPSAPLLAAGLLVVEDRERPFLSRSLRVPDRVVNHLLGDDVPDAALAGVARVVDEPVPAADVARIVRALRAEVRLVHLRERPGGGARELAAAALAHAGFAVLEVDAVRLRAEPDHDELATAVLREAVLRGAGVVLGPVEDEPRLRPLTHPSVPLVVHGPDIWNPQWSTDPPLLHEAPALPAASRADLWRERLHGKLAPGVDPGAATAHFVLGPGQITRAARAASVSALVDGGVVTTAHLRAGARSQNAAGLQRLARRIEPAVTWDDLVLPGAVVGMVQELAARAKHRGQVIDEWRMRPGGGRGRGVTGLFAGDSGTGKTMSAEVIAASLGLDLYTVNLATVVDKYVGETEKNLERIFTEAAGVNGVLLFDEADAIFGKRSEVRDAHDRYANIESAYLLQRMETFDGIAVLATNLRANLDEAFTRRLDVVVDFPVPERDLRRVLWDKCLGSSAPRTEVDLDFLAAAFELAGGHIRSAAVTAAYLAAGGGRPVGMAEVVGAVAREYRKLGRLVGAREFGPYLDLVAS from the coding sequence GTGAACGCGGGCAGCCTGCCGCACCTGTTCGCCCGGCTGGCCGCGCTGGAGCGGCGCATCCGGGACGCGGTCGCGGCGCGCCGCCAGGCCGACCCGAACCCGGACGACCCGTTCCGCGGCCTCTACCTGTCCGACGAGGCGATCGAGTCGCTGCTGGCGTCCCGGCGCGATCCGTTCGTGCCGTCGCAGTCCGCGGTCGCCTCCGGCCGGCTGGGCCGGCTGGCCGAGGTCGGCGGGCTCTCCGGCCTGGACGTCGAGGTGCTGCTGGTGGCGCTCGCGCCGGACGTGGACAGCCGGTTCGAGCAGTTCTACGGCTACCTCAACGACGACGTGACCCGGCGGCGGGCCACGGCCGGGCTGGCCTTGCGGCTGTGCGGTCTGCCCGAGGCGTCGGCCGCCGGGCGGTCGCGGCTCGACCCGTCCGCCCCGCTGCTCGCCGCCGGCCTGCTGGTGGTGGAGGACCGGGAGCGCCCGTTCCTGTCCCGGTCGCTGCGCGTGCCGGACCGGGTGGTCAACCACCTGCTCGGCGACGACGTGCCGGACGCGGCGCTGGCGGGCGTGGCCAGGGTGGTGGACGAGCCGGTGCCCGCCGCCGACGTGGCGCGGATCGTGCGGGCGCTGCGGGCCGAGGTCCGGCTGGTGCACCTGCGGGAACGGCCGGGCGGCGGCGCGCGTGAACTGGCCGCCGCCGCGCTGGCGCACGCCGGGTTCGCGGTGCTGGAGGTCGACGCGGTCCGGCTGCGCGCCGAGCCGGACCACGACGAACTGGCCACCGCCGTGCTGCGGGAGGCGGTGCTGCGCGGCGCGGGCGTGGTGCTCGGGCCGGTCGAGGACGAGCCGCGGCTGCGCCCGCTCACCCACCCGTCGGTGCCACTCGTGGTGCACGGGCCCGACATCTGGAACCCGCAGTGGAGCACCGATCCCCCGCTGCTGCACGAGGCTCCGGCGCTGCCCGCGGCCTCCCGCGCCGACCTGTGGCGGGAACGCCTGCACGGCAAGCTCGCGCCGGGCGTCGACCCGGGCGCGGCCACCGCGCACTTCGTGCTCGGGCCCGGCCAGATCACCCGCGCCGCGCGGGCCGCGTCGGTGTCCGCGCTGGTGGACGGCGGCGTCGTGACCACCGCGCACCTGCGGGCGGGCGCGCGCAGCCAGAACGCGGCCGGCCTGCAACGGCTGGCCCGCCGCATCGAGCCGGCCGTGACGTGGGACGACCTGGTGCTGCCGGGCGCGGTCGTGGGCATGGTGCAGGAGCTGGCGGCCCGCGCCAAGCACCGGGGCCAGGTCATCGACGAGTGGCGGATGCGCCCCGGCGGCGGGCGCGGGCGGGGCGTGACCGGGCTGTTCGCGGGCGACTCCGGGACCGGCAAGACGATGTCGGCGGAGGTGATCGCCGCGTCGCTGGGCCTCGACCTGTACACGGTGAACCTCGCGACCGTCGTGGACAAGTACGTCGGCGAGACCGAGAAGAACCTGGAGCGGATCTTCACCGAGGCGGCGGGCGTCAACGGCGTGCTGCTGTTCGACGAGGCCGACGCGATCTTCGGCAAGCGGTCCGAGGTCCGCGACGCGCACGACCGGTACGCCAACATCGAGAGCGCGTACCTGTTGCAGCGCATGGAGACCTTCGACGGGATCGCCGTGCTGGCCACGAACCTGCGGGCCAACCTGGACGAGGCGTTCACCCGGCGGCTGGACGTCGTGGTCGACTTCCCGGTGCCCGAGCGGGACCTGCGCCGGGTGCTGTGGGACAAGTGCCTGGGCAGCAGCGCGCCGCGCACCGAGGTGGACCTGGACTTCCTGGCCGCGGCGTTCGAGCTGGCGGGCGGGCACATCCGCTCGGCGGCCGTCACCGCCGCCTACCTGGCCGCCGGGGGCGGCCGGCCGGTCGGGATGGCCGAGGTGGTCGGCGCGGTCGCCCGCGAGTACCGCAAGCTGGGGCGACTGGTCGGCGCGCGGGAGTTCGGGCCGTACCTGGACCTGGTCGCGTCGTGA
- a CDS encoding NPCBM/NEW2 domain-containing protein: MLKIIGAAVCLLIGVTVLTTTRARDRPPPRVLLSLTLAGGAALALVVVLASGHAPTEQATSQAAPGTPTTAADTIGSAKSIPNTAPGAISLVDVGPVRNDPAENLWTTGPVRLKGVPHDQAIAATGAWCGSNQIEYPLDGRFDRFTAFVGISDESAETKPLDFFALTDGNRVVDLAAVSNKAPQLVEIAVTGVARLVIGVKPPAGDPSNCPGPERVGVWADPLLIPVR; the protein is encoded by the coding sequence GTGCTGAAAATCATCGGCGCGGCGGTCTGCCTGCTGATCGGGGTGACCGTGCTGACCACCACGCGGGCCCGGGACAGACCCCCGCCGCGCGTGCTGCTGTCGTTGACGCTGGCCGGCGGCGCGGCATTGGCGCTGGTAGTCGTGCTGGCGAGCGGGCACGCCCCGACCGAGCAGGCGACCTCGCAGGCCGCGCCGGGCACGCCCACCACCGCCGCCGACACGATCGGATCGGCGAAATCGATCCCGAACACCGCCCCCGGCGCCATTTCCCTGGTCGACGTGGGACCGGTCCGCAACGACCCGGCGGAAAACCTCTGGACCACCGGCCCGGTCCGGCTGAAAGGCGTGCCGCACGACCAGGCGATAGCGGCCACCGGCGCGTGGTGCGGTTCGAACCAGATCGAATACCCGCTGGACGGCCGGTTCGACCGGTTCACCGCATTCGTCGGCATCTCCGACGAGTCCGCCGAGACCAAACCGCTGGACTTCTTCGCGCTGACCGACGGAAATCGCGTGGTGGACCTGGCCGCGGTGAGCAACAAAGCGCCGCAACTGGTGGAGATCGCGGTGACCGGCGTGGCCCGCCTGGTGATCGGCGTCAAACCACCCGCCGGCGACCCCAGCAACTGCCCCGGCCCGGAACGCGTGGGCGTGTGGGCCGACCCGCTGCTGATCCCGGTCAGGTGA